Proteins from one Patagioenas fasciata isolate bPatFas1 chromosome 6, bPatFas1.hap1, whole genome shotgun sequence genomic window:
- the CENPL gene encoding centromere protein L isoform X1, giving the protein MESAADGTGQSRPSTGRPSWGLPFGRAHGRSALSPSSRLFPAPRRTQEDTQRTAFLLRKQWALYSVTPMYRFSEAHLRDYSRLLSAFFAAEKKKGLAVEIGGELDIKVSVTSLPDLKGSDRDQAAILVQLSSRSSASPKNSEEKVVWSGWFCCVAGDELSENLPEAFTCLPLFLVNGADSYTAIVGTWFQKTFDCCFRRLSLSPFNLSWMAAMWTGCKVDKPAPATELVFSVPHLPHPLHISYAINLEDAQALWDTIQKTPGEITQKEVDVFMDCLYSHFYRHFKIHLSATKLVKVSTAVATAHCDGIIKFRQSQYLTGVLMLLTELAICQIQ; this is encoded by the exons ATGGAGTCAGCAGCGGATGGGACGGGGCAGTCGCGACCCAGCACTGGGCGGCCGTCCTGGGGGCTGCCCTTCGGAAGGGCGCACGGGCGTTCCGCGCTCAGCCCCAGCAGCCGGCTGTTCCCGGCGCCGCGGCGCACGCAG GAAGACACCCAGAGAACGGCGTTTCTACTGCGCAAGCAATGGGCTTTGTACAGCGTGACTCCCATGTACCGGTTCTCCGAGGCTCACCTGAGGGATTATTCACGGCTCCTCAGCGCCTTCTTCGCCGCCGAGAAGAAGAAAGGGCTGGCGGTGGAGATAGGGGGTGAGCTGGACATCAAAGTGTCTGTCACCAGCCTCCCAGACCTGAAAGGCAGCGACCGAGACCAGGCAGCCATTCTTGTGCAG CTTTCCTCCAGATCATCAGCCTCCCCAAAAAACTCTGAAGAGAAAGTGGTATGGTCGGGCTGGTTCTGCTGTGTGGCTGGAGATGAGCTTTCCGAGAACTTGCCAGAGGCTTTCACTTGTTTACCTCTATTCCTTGTCAACGGGGCAGACAGTTACACGGCCATTGTTGGAACTTGGTTTCAGAAGACTTTTGACTGCTGCTTCCGCCGTTTGTCCCTCAGCCCTTTCAATCTCAGTTGGATGGCAGCCATGTGGACTGGATGTAAAGTAGACAAACCAGCACCTGCCACagaacttgtcttctctgttcCCCACCTGCCCCATCCTCTGCATATTTCGTACGCCATTAATCTGGAGGACGCCCAAGCTCTGTGGGATACAATCCAAAAAACTCCAGGAGAGATCACTCAAAAGGAAGTGGATGTGTTTATGGACTGCCTTTATTCCCACTTCTACAGACACTTTAAGATCCACTTGTCAGCCACAAAACTGGTGAAAGTTTCTACAGCAGTTGCCACAGCACACTGTGATGGGATTATAAAG ttTCGCCAAAGTCAATACCTAACTGGAGTGCTGATGCTCCTGACAGAACTAGCAATCTGTCAGATACAGTGA
- the KLHL20 gene encoding kelch-like protein 20 isoform X1: MDGKPMRRCTSTRPGETGMDVTSRCTLGDPNKLPEGVPQPARMPYISDKHPRQTLEVINLLRKHRELCDVVLVVGAKKIYAHRVILSACSPYFRAMFTGELAESRQTEVVIRDIDERAMELLIDFAYTSQITVEEGNVQTLLPAACLLQLAEIQEACCEFLKRQLDPSNCLGIRAFADTHSCRELLRIADKFTQHNFQEVMESEEFMLLPANQLIDIISSDELNVRSEEQVFNAVMAWVKYSIQERRPQLPQVLQHVRLPLLSPKFLVGTVGSDPLIKSDEECRDLVDEAKNYLLLPQERPLMQGPRTRPRKPIRCGEVLFAVGGWCSGDAISSVERYDPQTNEWRMVASMSKRRCGVGVSVLDDLLYAVGGHDGSSYLNSVERYDPKTNQWSSDVAPTSTCRTSVGVAVLGGYLYAVGGQDGVSCLNIVERYDPKENKWTRVASMSTRRLGVAVAVLGGFLYAVGGSDGTSPLNTVERYNPQENRWHTIAPMGTRRKHLGCAVYQDMIYAVGGRDDTTELSSAERYNPRTNQWSPVVAMTSRRSGVGLAVVNGQLMAVGGFDGTTYLKTIEVFDPDANTWRLYGGMNYRRLGGGVGVIKMTHCESHICCDMNGLDPM; the protein is encoded by the exons ATGGACGGAAAGCCAATGCGCAG GTGTACCAGCACTCGACCAGGAGAGACCGGAATGGACGTGACCAGCCGTTGCACACTCGGAGATCCCAACAAACTGCCAGAAGGCGTGCCACAGCCTGCTCGCATGCCCTACATCTCCGACAAGCACCCTCGACAGACTTTAGAAGTCATCAATCTTCTCCGGAAGCACCGGGAGTTATGCGATGTGGTCCTAGTAGTTGGTGCGAAGAAGATCTACGCCCACAGGGTGATTCTGTCGGCCTGCAGCCCTTACTTCCGAGCCATGTTCACCGGGGAGCTGGCAGAGAGCCGGCAGACAGAAGTCGTCATCAGAGACATCGACGAAAGGGCCATGGAGCTGCTGATTGACTTTGCGTACACCTCTCAGATCACTGTGGAAGAGGGGAATGTCCAGACCTTGTTGCCAGCTGCTTGCCTTCTCCAGCTGGCTGAGATCCAGGAGGCCTGCTGTGAGTTCCTTAAGAGACAGTTGGACCCTTCCAATTGCCTGGGCATCCGAGCTTTTGCTGACACTCACTCGTGCCGGGAGCTGCTGAGGATCGCTGACAAGTTCACGCAGCACAACTTCCAGGAG GTAATGGAGAGCGAGGAGTTCATGCTGCTCCCTGCCAACCAGCTCATAGACATCATATCCAGTGACGAGTTAAACGTTCGCAGCGAAGAGCAGGTGTTCAACGCGGTGATGGCCTGGGTGAAATACAGCATTCAGGAGAGAAGACCCCAGCTGCCGCAG GTCCTGCAGCATGTCCGTCTACCGCTGCTGAGTCCCAAGTTTCTTGTGGGTACAGTGGGTTCTGACCCACTTATTAAGAGCGATGAGGAATGCCG GGATCTAGTGGATGAAGCTAAAAACTATCTGCTGTTGCCCCAAGAGCGGCCACTGATGCAAGGACCAAGAACTAGACCACGCAAACCCATCCGCTGTGGAGAAGTGCTCTTTGCAG TGGGGGGCTGGTGTAGCGGGGATGCAATTTCCAGTGTCGAGCGCTACGACCCTCAAACCAACGAGTGGCGGATGGTGGCTTCCATGAGCAAAAGACGCTGTGGTGTTGGAGTCAGTGTTCTGGATGATCTCCTCTATGCTGTGGGAGGCCATGATGGTTCCTCTTACCTTAACAGTGTAGAAAG GTATGATCCGAAGACCAATCAGTGGAGCAGTGATGTGGCCCCCACAAGCACCTGCAGGACCAGTGTTGGAGTAGCAGTTCTTGGGGGCTACCTCTATGCTGTGGGTGGCCAGGATGGTGTCTCTTGTCTCAACATTGTGGAAAG ATATGAtcccaaagaaaacaaatggaCTCGTGTGGCTTCCATGAGCACCAGGCGCCTGGGAGTTGCAGTGGCTGTGCTAGGGGGCTTCCTTTATGCGGTGGGAGGCTCTGATGGGACTTCTCCTCTCAATACTG TGGAACGCTACAACCCCCAGGAGAACCGCTGGCACACGATCGCACCCATGGGGACGAGGAGGAAGCACCTGGGCTGCGCGGTGTACCAAGACATGATATATGCTGTGGGAGGCAGAGATGATACGACAGAGCTCAGTAGCGCTGAGAGATACAACCCTCGAACCAACCAGTGGTCTCCTGTCGTGGCCATGACATCCCGCCGGAGCGGA GTTGGCCTCGCAGTGGTGAATGGGCAGCTGATGGCAGTGGGAGGCTTTGATGGCACAACGTACTTGAAGACCATCGAGGTGTTTGATCCAGATGCTAACACATGGAG GTTGTACGGTGGCATGAACTATCGGCGGCTGGGAGGAGGAGTAGGTGTTATCAAAATGACACACTGTGAATCTCATATATG CTGCGATATGAACGGTCTAGACCCAATGTAA
- the KLHL20 gene encoding kelch-like protein 20 isoform X3 has protein sequence MDVTSRCTLGDPNKLPEGVPQPARMPYISDKHPRQTLEVINLLRKHRELCDVVLVVGAKKIYAHRVILSACSPYFRAMFTGELAESRQTEVVIRDIDERAMELLIDFAYTSQITVEEGNVQTLLPAACLLQLAEIQEACCEFLKRQLDPSNCLGIRAFADTHSCRELLRIADKFTQHNFQEVMESEEFMLLPANQLIDIISSDELNVRSEEQVFNAVMAWVKYSIQERRPQLPQVLQHVRLPLLSPKFLVGTVGSDPLIKSDEECRDLVDEAKNYLLLPQERPLMQGPRTRPRKPIRCGEVLFAVGGWCSGDAISSVERYDPQTNEWRMVASMSKRRCGVGVSVLDDLLYAVGGHDGSSYLNSVERYDPKTNQWSSDVAPTSTCRTSVGVAVLGGYLYAVGGQDGVSCLNIVERYDPKENKWTRVASMSTRRLGVAVAVLGGFLYAVGGSDGTSPLNTVERYNPQENRWHTIAPMGTRRKHLGCAVYQDMIYAVGGRDDTTELSSAERYNPRTNQWSPVVAMTSRRSGVGLAVVNGQLMAVGGFDGTTYLKTIEVFDPDANTWRLYGGMNYRRLGGGVGVIKMTHCESHICCDMNGLDPM, from the exons ATGGACGTGACCAGCCGTTGCACACTCGGAGATCCCAACAAACTGCCAGAAGGCGTGCCACAGCCTGCTCGCATGCCCTACATCTCCGACAAGCACCCTCGACAGACTTTAGAAGTCATCAATCTTCTCCGGAAGCACCGGGAGTTATGCGATGTGGTCCTAGTAGTTGGTGCGAAGAAGATCTACGCCCACAGGGTGATTCTGTCGGCCTGCAGCCCTTACTTCCGAGCCATGTTCACCGGGGAGCTGGCAGAGAGCCGGCAGACAGAAGTCGTCATCAGAGACATCGACGAAAGGGCCATGGAGCTGCTGATTGACTTTGCGTACACCTCTCAGATCACTGTGGAAGAGGGGAATGTCCAGACCTTGTTGCCAGCTGCTTGCCTTCTCCAGCTGGCTGAGATCCAGGAGGCCTGCTGTGAGTTCCTTAAGAGACAGTTGGACCCTTCCAATTGCCTGGGCATCCGAGCTTTTGCTGACACTCACTCGTGCCGGGAGCTGCTGAGGATCGCTGACAAGTTCACGCAGCACAACTTCCAGGAG GTAATGGAGAGCGAGGAGTTCATGCTGCTCCCTGCCAACCAGCTCATAGACATCATATCCAGTGACGAGTTAAACGTTCGCAGCGAAGAGCAGGTGTTCAACGCGGTGATGGCCTGGGTGAAATACAGCATTCAGGAGAGAAGACCCCAGCTGCCGCAG GTCCTGCAGCATGTCCGTCTACCGCTGCTGAGTCCCAAGTTTCTTGTGGGTACAGTGGGTTCTGACCCACTTATTAAGAGCGATGAGGAATGCCG GGATCTAGTGGATGAAGCTAAAAACTATCTGCTGTTGCCCCAAGAGCGGCCACTGATGCAAGGACCAAGAACTAGACCACGCAAACCCATCCGCTGTGGAGAAGTGCTCTTTGCAG TGGGGGGCTGGTGTAGCGGGGATGCAATTTCCAGTGTCGAGCGCTACGACCCTCAAACCAACGAGTGGCGGATGGTGGCTTCCATGAGCAAAAGACGCTGTGGTGTTGGAGTCAGTGTTCTGGATGATCTCCTCTATGCTGTGGGAGGCCATGATGGTTCCTCTTACCTTAACAGTGTAGAAAG GTATGATCCGAAGACCAATCAGTGGAGCAGTGATGTGGCCCCCACAAGCACCTGCAGGACCAGTGTTGGAGTAGCAGTTCTTGGGGGCTACCTCTATGCTGTGGGTGGCCAGGATGGTGTCTCTTGTCTCAACATTGTGGAAAG ATATGAtcccaaagaaaacaaatggaCTCGTGTGGCTTCCATGAGCACCAGGCGCCTGGGAGTTGCAGTGGCTGTGCTAGGGGGCTTCCTTTATGCGGTGGGAGGCTCTGATGGGACTTCTCCTCTCAATACTG TGGAACGCTACAACCCCCAGGAGAACCGCTGGCACACGATCGCACCCATGGGGACGAGGAGGAAGCACCTGGGCTGCGCGGTGTACCAAGACATGATATATGCTGTGGGAGGCAGAGATGATACGACAGAGCTCAGTAGCGCTGAGAGATACAACCCTCGAACCAACCAGTGGTCTCCTGTCGTGGCCATGACATCCCGCCGGAGCGGA GTTGGCCTCGCAGTGGTGAATGGGCAGCTGATGGCAGTGGGAGGCTTTGATGGCACAACGTACTTGAAGACCATCGAGGTGTTTGATCCAGATGCTAACACATGGAG GTTGTACGGTGGCATGAACTATCGGCGGCTGGGAGGAGGAGTAGGTGTTATCAAAATGACACACTGTGAATCTCATATATG CTGCGATATGAACGGTCTAGACCCAATGTAA
- the CENPL gene encoding centromere protein L isoform X2, with the protein MESAADGTGQSRPSTGRPSWGLPFGRAHGRSALSPSSRLFPAPRRTQEDTQRTAFLLRKQWALYSVTPMYRFSEAHLRDYSRLLSAFFAAEKKKGLAVEIGGELDIKVSVTSLPDLKGSDRDQAAILVQFRQSQYLTGVLMLLTELAICQIQ; encoded by the exons ATGGAGTCAGCAGCGGATGGGACGGGGCAGTCGCGACCCAGCACTGGGCGGCCGTCCTGGGGGCTGCCCTTCGGAAGGGCGCACGGGCGTTCCGCGCTCAGCCCCAGCAGCCGGCTGTTCCCGGCGCCGCGGCGCACGCAG GAAGACACCCAGAGAACGGCGTTTCTACTGCGCAAGCAATGGGCTTTGTACAGCGTGACTCCCATGTACCGGTTCTCCGAGGCTCACCTGAGGGATTATTCACGGCTCCTCAGCGCCTTCTTCGCCGCCGAGAAGAAGAAAGGGCTGGCGGTGGAGATAGGGGGTGAGCTGGACATCAAAGTGTCTGTCACCAGCCTCCCAGACCTGAAAGGCAGCGACCGAGACCAGGCAGCCATTCTTGTGCAG ttTCGCCAAAGTCAATACCTAACTGGAGTGCTGATGCTCCTGACAGAACTAGCAATCTGTCAGATACAGTGA
- the KLHL20 gene encoding kelch-like protein 20 isoform X2, whose protein sequence is MDGKPMRRCTSTRPGETGMDVTSRCTLGDPNKLPEGVPQPARMPYISDKHPRQTLEVINLLRKHRELCDVVLVVGAKKIYAHRVILSACSPYFRAMFTGELAESRQTEVVIRDIDERAMELLIDFAYTSQITVEEGNVQTLLPAACLLQLAEIQEACCEFLKRQLDPSNCLGIRAFADTHSCRELLRIADKFTQHNFQEVMESEEFMLLPANQLIDIISSDELNVRSEEQVFNAVMAWVKYSIQERRPQLPQVLQHVRLPLLSPKFLVGTVGSDPLIKSDEECRDLVDEAKNYLLLPQERPLMQGPRTRPRKPIRCGEVLFAVGGWCSGDAISSVERYDPQTNEWRMVASMSKRRCGVGVSVLDDLLYAVGGHDGSSYLNSVERYDPKTNQWSSDVAPTSTCRTSVGVAVLGGYLYAVGGQDGVSCLNIVERYDPKENKWTRVASMSTRRLGVAVAVLGGFLYAVGGSDGTSPLNTVERYNPQENRWHTIAPMGTRRKHLGCAVYQDMIYAVGGRDDTTELSSAERYNPRTNQWSPVVAMTSRRSGVGLAVVNGQLMAVGGFDGTTYLKTIEVFDPDANTWRLYGGMNYRRLGGGVGVIKMTHCESHIW, encoded by the exons ATGGACGGAAAGCCAATGCGCAG GTGTACCAGCACTCGACCAGGAGAGACCGGAATGGACGTGACCAGCCGTTGCACACTCGGAGATCCCAACAAACTGCCAGAAGGCGTGCCACAGCCTGCTCGCATGCCCTACATCTCCGACAAGCACCCTCGACAGACTTTAGAAGTCATCAATCTTCTCCGGAAGCACCGGGAGTTATGCGATGTGGTCCTAGTAGTTGGTGCGAAGAAGATCTACGCCCACAGGGTGATTCTGTCGGCCTGCAGCCCTTACTTCCGAGCCATGTTCACCGGGGAGCTGGCAGAGAGCCGGCAGACAGAAGTCGTCATCAGAGACATCGACGAAAGGGCCATGGAGCTGCTGATTGACTTTGCGTACACCTCTCAGATCACTGTGGAAGAGGGGAATGTCCAGACCTTGTTGCCAGCTGCTTGCCTTCTCCAGCTGGCTGAGATCCAGGAGGCCTGCTGTGAGTTCCTTAAGAGACAGTTGGACCCTTCCAATTGCCTGGGCATCCGAGCTTTTGCTGACACTCACTCGTGCCGGGAGCTGCTGAGGATCGCTGACAAGTTCACGCAGCACAACTTCCAGGAG GTAATGGAGAGCGAGGAGTTCATGCTGCTCCCTGCCAACCAGCTCATAGACATCATATCCAGTGACGAGTTAAACGTTCGCAGCGAAGAGCAGGTGTTCAACGCGGTGATGGCCTGGGTGAAATACAGCATTCAGGAGAGAAGACCCCAGCTGCCGCAG GTCCTGCAGCATGTCCGTCTACCGCTGCTGAGTCCCAAGTTTCTTGTGGGTACAGTGGGTTCTGACCCACTTATTAAGAGCGATGAGGAATGCCG GGATCTAGTGGATGAAGCTAAAAACTATCTGCTGTTGCCCCAAGAGCGGCCACTGATGCAAGGACCAAGAACTAGACCACGCAAACCCATCCGCTGTGGAGAAGTGCTCTTTGCAG TGGGGGGCTGGTGTAGCGGGGATGCAATTTCCAGTGTCGAGCGCTACGACCCTCAAACCAACGAGTGGCGGATGGTGGCTTCCATGAGCAAAAGACGCTGTGGTGTTGGAGTCAGTGTTCTGGATGATCTCCTCTATGCTGTGGGAGGCCATGATGGTTCCTCTTACCTTAACAGTGTAGAAAG GTATGATCCGAAGACCAATCAGTGGAGCAGTGATGTGGCCCCCACAAGCACCTGCAGGACCAGTGTTGGAGTAGCAGTTCTTGGGGGCTACCTCTATGCTGTGGGTGGCCAGGATGGTGTCTCTTGTCTCAACATTGTGGAAAG ATATGAtcccaaagaaaacaaatggaCTCGTGTGGCTTCCATGAGCACCAGGCGCCTGGGAGTTGCAGTGGCTGTGCTAGGGGGCTTCCTTTATGCGGTGGGAGGCTCTGATGGGACTTCTCCTCTCAATACTG TGGAACGCTACAACCCCCAGGAGAACCGCTGGCACACGATCGCACCCATGGGGACGAGGAGGAAGCACCTGGGCTGCGCGGTGTACCAAGACATGATATATGCTGTGGGAGGCAGAGATGATACGACAGAGCTCAGTAGCGCTGAGAGATACAACCCTCGAACCAACCAGTGGTCTCCTGTCGTGGCCATGACATCCCGCCGGAGCGGA GTTGGCCTCGCAGTGGTGAATGGGCAGCTGATGGCAGTGGGAGGCTTTGATGGCACAACGTACTTGAAGACCATCGAGGTGTTTGATCCAGATGCTAACACATGGAG GTTGTACGGTGGCATGAACTATCGGCGGCTGGGAGGAGGAGTAGGTGTTATCAAAATGACACACTGTGAATCTCATATATGGTAA